From the Juglans microcarpa x Juglans regia isolate MS1-56 chromosome 3D, Jm3101_v1.0, whole genome shotgun sequence genome, the window agaattcttacaaggaaaatcatgtcatcttcaaagtccaaaataaagtctaAATCCTTATACGCacggccgccatctcctccctatccttcaccttgtccttctgcaactccaagaccttatacggtattggggtcattaccacaaaatattagaccctcttacaatccattttcaccattagcctctccaaaattaccaacctattccTAAGCTGTTTCTCCTcattctccttcccaaattattaatcctccattattatctcaaccttcttcatctcctattattatcaaatctcattggcatccaatctttcctattgaatctgaaattcaacatctgtctgaccctcagaaattacttgatgcctttctcctaccagactggcattatgttccacaaaacattaagaaaacccagcatttttatgaatttatattagtagatactgactcaattattctctcggaaattccttgttcccttcaaactcaaccttctccaccagcgtctccaattattgattttcataaagtcactattaaacaagttctcaccctagaacaatgggaaaaaaatccctacttaacaagaaaattctctcatccctatgatcctccttattatgattattacgattaccagcaagcatggacaaaaatgtttttaaaacaaaacaaaaatttgcgtcattcatggttccttcattttgataaactacaggaaattaaaacactcccgaaatggttctcactatggtgggaatattatggatccaagtctcttctccttcctcttccccttcaggaaagtctccaaaatttcatttcacaaaatgacagcccaccagcattaaaccattgctcacccctcttgctcttctttctcaaaacaaaattaaattggattatgaaatgggaatacgttatcaaacctcatccctttctcaaaaccattatgttcctagcccgtcaagtttccatcaaattgtgggaaaaatacaattatgatcatgtattaaagatgttttcaaaagttaccaaagctccggaagtcctagtccaacggaacagatttcaagcacaattagcatccattacaaacaagaaggatttgaaaaaattagctgaagtgatgtcacaaatatcagacagtgacgatgaagaagaagcacaacccagGTTATCTCTACTAcagcaacccgcattatcaccagcccatcaggcctctccttctcaacaagCCTCTTAATTTCAGggcaaccaagctgcatctccttctcaagattattCATCTTACCATTcggtacaactgatggattctcaagatccgtttgaactggaattagcaaattatgatcctcagaataTGTGActgcaaaaaattattatccGACTAGCCAGCATGACATGcagaaattatcaaaatattatcccTCTAGAAAGTTATTCGTGACAGATTATTAcccagcaaagcgacaaataattctgtacaagattacgtgttctgtactatgtttgtttttagcgtcggctaatactgttcttgtctttaatgtcggccggtactgtgtttgtctttagtGTCGGCTGATACTGTTCTTATAACGgcggtactgttcatgtattattaaagttactgttttagtgtctatataaaggggttcacgaggcaagaagggcattcagaattctaatatgatatcccttcctctctcgcccaaacctctccagtccaGTCCTGTCCTactctctttgtaaatctttcaatcgtccttccctcatgtcttAAGCTTCTAACttctttgagaattaatctccttgtaagtattatattccTAATGAAtaagtttatttcatatattttttcttcaatttttatttcctcatgcatatggtcggttataccgcctgcctactttgctatcatacatatggccggtcttaccgcctttaattgttattaatacattattcttttattaatatcttattattctACCTGGGATATACGCATTTgatatcagagccattggtgatagtattgttattactattttatagcTATTGCTACCTGGGATaagaattattccaataaaaaacgaaaatacagaaaactttataaaaagacaaaagacaaaccaatatataataagccactaaaaagtcttaaaaagactaataaaaagaaaaagcagattattttataaatgcGGAAAAGTAGGACATTATAAATggtaatactatactaatactatagtggTAACATATAtgctactaatatatatatatatatatatatatatatatattatagctatagtgatattaatactaacttattaagttaactatactattatatatatatatatatatattatactataactcctataatatattaatatatactagtactatctattatactattatagtattactactacatatatatatatatatatatatatatatatatatatattatagtgctatagtgatactaatactaaattactaatagtattagtagtactatatcattatagtatcatatatatatatgagtagtattaatattaatgtatattagtaatactaatgtatttatcaaaagaaatatgtaaaaaatttattaggccataaaatataattaatatatgggttaattatattttttccctCGAACTTTTACTCAATTCGGATGTGCATCCGAAACTAATAATATCAAAGTGGactctcgaactttcaaaacttcccaatatctcattttcatctACCAACCTCGTCAAATCTAATGGAAATTCAttgtaaagatgtaattttcatctaatttattattattgaccatataaaatataaaataatatatgctatcaattaataagaaattattaatcattaaccatatataaaattattttatacctaagttgcaaacgagtatgaataatctatgtacgcaatgaaattatttgatattcattaaccatatataaattaataaaaaaattatttaatgatttatgatttattattagttgatagcatatattattttatatggccaatgataataaattagataaaaattaaatatttgcaGTGAATGTTATGCATATAAGCTGCACGTGCAATGAATTTCTATTAAATTTAACGTTACTAGTAGACGAAATGGgagattgagaagttttgaaagttcgagagtccactttgatgcaattattagtttcggatgcacattataaattaagtaaaaGTTCGAGGGAACAAAGTGTAATTAACTTTTAATATctatatactttatatttaaaacatatgatcaaacaaatgttcatgtttaagatttaaattttatgttataaattataatataacattatttggACCGAACCAACCAGTTTGGGTTAGTTCTccggtttatttttacaactctatttGTACCCTTTTTTAATGCCTTTTGCATCAGGCCAAGTATCTcgataaattcacaaaaataaattcttttatataCACCATTTTGCGGaaagaattgaaaattattttgggtGTGAAGAACTTGTTGAGACTCAAATCTCTTCCCCCTGCAACTACAAAGATTGCTTCTCCAAAAGGATTTAAATTAAAGTTTTGGATTCTATTGTGATAATCATTCCGATTTATGTACTGgaacaattattttaataatgttaCTTTCTGGTGTAACGTAttggaattatatatatatatatatatatatatatttctaattgtatttatatataagaattggcaatttaaagaataaatacatGTCTATTCTTTATAGATAATGAGGCAGTTTGAGATCTTTTTTGGCACTTGGATGGACAAAATTACCCTCCAAGTTGTGGTCTGACCGTAGTTTATTCATTGTCCATTTGGTAATTGCGTCCGAGGAAAGTACCCTCCACGTGTGTGCCCGTTGCAGCCATCCCGAATACCTTCTTGGTCATCCATGTTCATTCCTTTACATGTAAGTTGTTCACCTGTTTTTGCCCCAGTTTGAAATTGTAATACctgattttttatttgcacTGCTTCCACGTGCAAATCTCGTTTGATTacgtgatgaaatgagataaaaattaaaatttaaataaaatattattaaaatataattttttgatataatttttttaaaatttaaaaaaatttaattatttattatattttatagaaaaattaaaaataattataataattatataagatgagatgaaaaaattgtaatgatctCATCTTTCAAACCAAACCAATCCTCATTCAACTCTTCGCTCAAGGCCCAGTAAAAACTAAAGGGTAAAGTAGACAGCCTCCCACCGCCCAAGTGTCCACTGCCTTACCTCTGCCTAGCAGCACAGTCAACGCTGCCCGTGGGGAAAATTCGCACCTCGGGCTTCATATAAGCCCATCCCGATTATATATacttagaaaaatgatagtataACTACTCTCTTACTACCCACTTACTactcttttatattatttttttttaatttatatatagggaAAATCTTCTAATAGGCTATTGATGATGCCTAAAAAACAGCCACTAATAAAATGTTGCCACGTAGACTTTCTAGGAAACTTATCTTGAACCACAAAATAGAAAATGCCGCCCAGACCCACCCTCTTCCAACCCCGCGAACATTGTCGCCACCACATCAGATGTGTCGTTGTTGCCCACACGACATCGTCCTCCATTTGTCCATCGTCGTCGCCCTCTCCACAAAATACATGGTTTTGTTTTAcattcaaaatctcattttctttctctgcaATTTCTCAAGAAAACATTATGGCTATTATTTGTTCTTCATTCAGAATCTCATTTTCTATCTCGTTCCATTTTACAAAATGCActaaaatggaagaagaaaatgtgATTTACAAAATCCAATCGAAGAAGAAAATGTTCTTGGCAGCCACAATAGTAGTTAGCAGCAGAAGATACAGACAAATGCACTAAAATTGAAAGAGTTTTTCACCATTATCACCAAATTTGCACTCATACAGATTTTGATTTACAAAGAATCTGAGAGGGAATGGAAAGTAAAATGAGGACAACTAAGTTTAGGAAAAGGGAAAAGTTTCCACACGGATGGGTATCAAACCCATTTTTGCACCAAGCCAATAGATGAATGACACGTAGGCAACGTAGGAAAAAGTTCAATGAACTCGCGTGCATGCAGTCGAATCTCTTTCTTCTGAAATTTCCCTCCCGTGCGCATGGTGTCTGTCTCCCTCATAACTGCACATAGTTTTGCAGTGAACCAAAATCCACATCCCTTCCCTCCACTCGACGCGACGCCCTCGCTGACGCAAATCGGCCACTATATGCTGACGCGACTCGACGCGAGGCGACGCCCTCAGCCAATACACGCCGGAAGACCCACACGACGCAATGGCCTCACGCCGAATcgttctccctccctccccatCACTCGATGCGACCCACCACGGCTCACGCCCATACTCTGCCGACGCGACGCGACGCGACGTCCACACGGAAGGTAAACGTTGCACCACGTTTCTGAGAAACCCGATAGGGTGATTACTTTTCATTGGTcctcaagttcaagttcatctttttacaatttttttgaaatgttcATGGCTTTATATGAGCTTACATACAGTTAGTTGGGATTTTAGACgtaatgttgaaattttttccCCACCCGATTCCCCCTTTTTCGgactttatttttgaaattcttgacaAATTGTTGTTTTAACAGATTATTGGAAttgaattataatatgttaaaggaaacaatatttatcatatcattCTTGCATTGAGTGCATTGGCTAATAATATTCTGCATCCCCAGTAGTTGGCATTTTAGACGCTAGAATCGCCTAATTTTGCATCCCCAGTAGTTGGGCTTATTTATGGTTAAAATGTATTTCAACCATAAATAAGCTTGTGATTAGTTTGGTAATGTTTGGGTATATGTTATAGTTGATGAAAGTTCTTTTCTTTGACTGTCTATTGAGCTATCGTTGCCATGTTAGGTTGTGTGAATGATGAGTACATCAAGAGATCATGTTGAGATCTTAGACAGTTCTAATTATAGCGCCaatgaagttgagatgattgaagAGGATAGTGAGGTTGAACTCGACGCGAACATGCCCAAGGAAGGCCATACAACGTCATCTTCATATGTGGAGCCATATGTAGGGCTAGAGTTTGACGATGTAGAGGATGCACTTAGTTGCTATAAAGTCTTCTCCAGACGAACTGGTTTTAGTATTCGAACAAATCATACTAGGTTGTCAGGCATAGACAAATCATTAATTGGTGTAGAGTATGTGTGTTCGAGAGAATGATTCTGTCGATATAATCTTAAACTTAAAGAGAGAGCAAGACCCGAGGCTCCGGAAACAAGGTGTGGTTGTAAGGCAATGATGACAATAAAGAAGAATGGAGAAAAATGGATTGTGTCCAAGTTTGTACTCCAACATAATCATGAGATGTTGACACCTAGGAGTACGAGTTTGCTTCGTGGGCATAGACGGGTGAGTGCAGtgcaaaaaaatttaatagacaCGCTGAATGAGTCGGGGATACCAACACGGAAAATAATGTCCGTGTTGAGTAAGGAGCATGGAGGTGATTATAATATTAGTTGCATTCCTAAGGACATTCAGAATTATTTGGGCAATCGAATGAAGCATGTTCTTGAAGAGGGAGACGCACAAAAGTTATATAAGTACGTTTTGGAAAATGAACGTAATAATCCAGGTTTTGTATATTCGATCCAAGTTGATACGAATGGGTCGATGGGAAATTGCTTTTGGGCAGATGGTAGATCAACAACTGCATATCAATATTTTGGGGATGTTGTTACGTTTGACGCTACGTACCTAACAAATCGCTACAAGATGCCCTTTGTTCCATTCATTGGAgttaaccatcatcatcaatctGTGATATTTGGATGTGCATTATTGATAAATGAGATAGCTGAGTCTTACACATGGTTATTGAAAACATGGCTGGAAGAGATGCTTGGTCGTGCTCCCTCAACAATATTAACTGATGATGACAAGTCAATGGCTAAGGCCATCGTGAAGGTATTGCCCAATACAACTCACAAATTGTGCTTATGGCATATCCTACAAAAAGTCCCTGAACATCTAGCTCATGTTTATAACAGATTTCCACAatttagatatgattttaaCCACTGTATTCATGACACGGTAACTATTGaggagtttgagttggagtGGACTGAACTGTTGGGTAAGTACAAGTTGGAAGAAAATAGTTGGTTAAAAACTATTTATGTCAAGAGAGAAAAGTGGGTGCCTGCTTATTTGAGATCTATATTTTGCGCTGGAATGTCCACAACTCAACGAAGTGAGAGTATGAACAAGTTTTGTAAAGATTATGTTCGTTCAAGTACGATGGTAAGTGACTTCGTCCATCAATATGATAAAGCTTTGAATGCCCATTATCTaagtgagaaagagaaagatgTGAAGACAAAAAATCAAGGCCAATTATGAAAACATGTTACAATATTGAAGAGGAAGTGGCCAAGCTCtatacaagaaaatcttttCGATCTTTCAAAAAGAGTTATTTTGTAGCCAGCAATTCAAGTCACACAAAACACGTGAGGAAGATGGAAGGAAGATTTATTTGGTGGCTATTCATGGGAGAGAAAAGCCAGCATATGAAGTAACACTTGGGAACGATAAAAATGTTGTGTCTTGCACATATCTTAAGTTTGAATTTATTGGCTTTCCATGTCGGCACATCCTATAAGTtttgatgagaaaaaatattttgaacctTGTATTGCAATCATATGTGTTAGATAGGTGGACGATCAATGCAAAGAGTCGCATGGTACATGGGATATGTGTCGATAAAGGGCCATTGGAGACAATCCCAACTGCATTTGAGAATAAACATCGTTTGATAAGACAGTTTTATATAGTTGCTGAGATGGGGTCactttttattaagaaatatgAACATGTATCACGGGGCATAGAGACAATTCATCAAGAGCTTCTCTTGAtgggtgatgatgatgatgacacaATAAATAACCCAGAGGGACATGCGGTCCAGAGTCAAATAGTCTCAAACTTTTTATTGCAAGATCCCCCTATCATTGTTTCTAAAGGAAGGCCCAAAAAATTAcgacaaaaaaatccaaaagaaaatgtCCCAACAAAGAAGTGACGATGCAGCATTTGTAAACAAGAATGGCATGTTAGAACAAAATGTCCATCACACAGGTATTTGCaatgatttaattatatttctaattatgaCGTATGTTCCTTATATGAAGCTTTTAACTTGAtgaaatctttctttttctttttttctttttttttttccttttttttttatagtggtATGGGCGAACGAAGTTCAACTACATTACCTCCAGACCCGGCCACTATGTCAACAACATTTGATATGTATAAATactaatcttatcttatttattttatatttaaatgtttgatTTGGTCACTTATTGTTGTCCTATGAAAATTCTTCATTTGTAGGAATATGCAATTCCCAACAGCGTCACAAGATGAAGAGTATGGAGCATCGTGGAATTTTCACTTTTCAGAAGACAATTAATGATGAATTAATGAGAACTAAATTTTTTGTAGCCATATGTTGGGTGTATTACTAGAAGTGATTTTTTGTAGCCATATGGTGGTTGTATAGTGGCTGTATGTTGGTTGTATGTAGGCATGATATTTTTTGTACTCATATGTTGGCTGTTTGTAGACATGATGTGTCCGTAGCCATATGTTGGCTGTAATGCAGAAATTGAATGAAGTACATTCATTCTTCCAGAAAATATGTTGACCATATTTCATACACTATGTTCCCTTAGTTCACACCAACACTTCCAGAAAATATCCAAAAGAATCAGAAATAAAAAACCAAGTACATTCACTGATCCCATAAAATATAGtcttttacaaaaattgatccataaaataaatacaacatgTCCTGATTAATCAAGTACATCTTAATGTAGCATTAAACGATTTATAAAGCATGAAGGCTCATATAACTTCAGAGTAAGAAATAACGTAATAAATAGAATCCAAGATGCAATCAAGACACATTTGTACTTCTTCTTCATTGATTGGAATTTGATGTGTTCAATTCTTGCACGTTCAGCTGCTATTCTTTCATTTCTTCGTTGTGTTAATTCTAACGTACGTTTACAACAATCCGGTTGTTCCATTAGAAGATCAACTCATTCGAAAAAGTCACACTGTTTTTTATCCTTATAATTTGGACAATTGAAAAACCGTCGACTAAAACTTTTTGGGTTGCCTGACATTCGCATTTTGGATGGAATGCCGCAATAACACATCGGTCTTTGTAAGCTAGATATAGTGTCTCCTTCACTACTTTTCATATTGCTGCAGagaagagaataaaaataagtaaaagtaGGAAGACAAGACTACAAATCTAAAAGAAAAGATACATGGCCGGCTATTTGGAGATCCTTGCTTAGTGGTTTTTCTTCACGACTGGGATATATTAACAACTCCAACAAGTGATATGAAGAACAtgcttattttaaaaattaaaactaaatttatatcAAAGTTGGCTCATTGCAATGATATTGGATATGCGTTCCGATGCATGACTGCTTTTCGAGGAGTGTACAAGAGCCAGGGAACTAAGGCACTGAGAGGGACAACATGACTCACAAAGATCATTCAACTTTtccctataaaaaaatcatttattctTTCTAACAAGGTTGCTAGAATTAAACCTGGTGCTGTTAGCTCTGACTCGTTATGAAGCATTTTTATCAGATTGAAACTGGCAATAGCCTTACTACAGTGCTTAATCATCAGCTTTCGCAACTTGCAAAGTGGTGAATGCAGAGTTTTGACCCATGAAAGTGTAAATCTATAGaaacccatgaaaaaaaaattggtgtgCATTCTGCTTGCTCATTGCAACAGAAGGGGTGCAGCatactatttcaattcataGTGAAATTTCCTTTTAGCAATTTGACAAACAACTGGTGTGCATTTTGCTTGCTCATTGCAGTGACCATATTCCCTGTTTCCCATCACCTTCCTTGATACATCAGCCATTTGCAATCAGGTCCATTACAAACAACTTAATCTGAAACCCCTTTAATAATAGAGGGGCCTTATATGAGTTTATCTTTTAAATtcgaacaaattcaaaaaatttgaaaaaaacccCAAATTTCTAACACAGAGAAGccgaaataaaatgaaaatttttgaaaaaaaaaaacctacattTCTAACGCAGAACagccaaaattcaaaaaaaaaaattattggggATATTGTGATTTACCTTCCATCGGCTTTGAAGATGAGTGCAGGAGGTGGGCGTCTCGTCGAGTGGGGCTTCCGTCGTGAGTCGTGGTGGGTCATGTCCGCGTGTGTCGACTTGAGTGAGTCGTGGTGGGTCGCGTCGACAAAGTATGGGCATGAGCTGTGGTGGGTCGCGTAGAGTgatgggggagggagggagaacgATTCGGCGTGAGGCCGTTGCATCGTGTGGGTCTTCCGGCGTGTACAGGCTGAGGGCGTCGCCTCGCGTCGAGTCGCGTCGGTGTCGAGTGGCCTATTCGCGTCGGCGAGGGGGTCGCATCAAGTGGAGGAAGGGGCGTGGATTTTGGTTCACTGCAAAAC encodes:
- the LOC121255149 gene encoding protein FAR1-RELATED SEQUENCE 5-like, with amino-acid sequence MTIKKNGEKWIVSKFVLQHNHEMLTPRSTSLLRGHRRVSAVQKNLIDTLNESGIPTRKIMSVLSKEHGGDYNISCIPKDIQNYLGNRMKHVLEEGDAQKLYKYVLENERNNPGFVYSIQVDTNGSMGNCFWADGRSTTAYQYFGDVVTFDATYLTNRYKMPFVPFIGVNHHHQSVIFGCALLINEIAESYTWLLKTWLEEMLGRAPSTILTDDDKSMAKAIVKVLPNTTHKLCLWHILQKVPEHLAHVYNRFPQFRYDFNHCIHDTVTIEEFELEWTELLGKYKLEENSWLKTIYVKREKWVPAYLRSIFCAGMSTTQRSESMNKFCKDYVRSSTMVSDFVHQYDKALNAHYLSEKEKDVKTKNQGQL